The following proteins are encoded in a genomic region of Opitutus sp.:
- a CDS encoding glycosyltransferase, with protein sequence MKSRSILILGSGQLCRNPRVLKEAITLSDAGYTVTVMNVANSERFEAHDRDIMRGCRFRKISLDQLSSTWSGRLAKNSARLRSYLARRIGLRLGFESPNALGPVSALAQLALRYPADLTIVHTEMAFCIGAELIARGRNVAADFEDWHSQDLLPEARSERPLKLLARVEQQLLQHAIYSTTTSKALAQALQVTYGGHRPTVLTNSFPLQTAPAFTANTPPVFIWFSQTIGPGRGLEAFIDAWSLMDSPSCLRLLGDSCETYRTALQARVPAGRRQQLEFRTLVTPAELPGILAHQDIGLALEPDSPVSRSLTITNKILQYLNAGLAVLATATAGQREVLEQAPGAGELINLTDAPTLARHLDELLRSPGRLMTMRRAARRAAETTFCWEQEAPRLLSLVESALALPAQSAVPRGSTETQKRQA encoded by the coding sequence ATGAAATCGCGTTCGATTCTGATTCTCGGGTCAGGCCAACTCTGCCGTAACCCCCGCGTTCTCAAGGAAGCGATCACCCTGAGCGATGCGGGCTACACGGTCACGGTCATGAACGTGGCCAACAGCGAGCGCTTCGAAGCGCATGACCGGGACATCATGCGCGGGTGCCGCTTCCGCAAAATCAGCCTCGATCAGCTCAGCTCCACTTGGTCGGGCCGTTTGGCCAAAAACTCCGCGCGGCTGCGCAGTTATTTAGCCCGCAGGATTGGACTGCGACTCGGCTTCGAATCGCCCAATGCGCTCGGGCCGGTTTCAGCCCTGGCCCAACTCGCGTTGCGGTACCCGGCCGATCTCACGATTGTGCACACGGAGATGGCCTTTTGTATTGGCGCGGAGCTGATTGCCCGCGGCCGCAACGTGGCGGCCGATTTTGAAGACTGGCATTCTCAGGATTTACTTCCTGAAGCCAGGTCGGAACGCCCGCTCAAACTGCTCGCCCGAGTGGAGCAGCAACTCCTGCAGCACGCGATTTACAGCACCACGACTTCGAAGGCGCTGGCTCAGGCGCTGCAGGTGACGTATGGCGGCCACCGTCCTACGGTGCTGACCAATTCCTTTCCGCTGCAAACCGCACCCGCATTCACGGCCAACACGCCACCGGTGTTTATTTGGTTTTCCCAAACGATTGGCCCGGGCCGCGGGCTGGAGGCGTTCATCGATGCGTGGAGCCTGATGGATTCGCCCAGCTGCCTCCGGCTTTTGGGTGATAGCTGTGAAACCTACCGCACCGCGCTCCAAGCCCGCGTCCCCGCCGGGCGCCGCCAGCAACTCGAATTTAGAACCCTCGTCACTCCAGCGGAACTGCCGGGGATTTTAGCCCATCAGGATATCGGTTTGGCGCTGGAACCGGATTCACCTGTTAGCCGGAGTCTCACCATCACAAATAAAATTCTTCAGTACCTGAACGCCGGCCTCGCGGTACTCGCCACCGCCACAGCCGGCCAGCGCGAGGTGCTCGAACAAGCCCCTGGAGCCGGGGAACTGATCAACCTCACCGATGCGCCGACCCTCGCGCGGCACCTCGATGAATTACTCCGCTCGCCGGGCCGCCTGATGACGATGCGCCGGGCCGCTCGCCGGGCCGCCGAGACAACCTTTTGCTGGGAACAGGAAGCTCCTCGGCTCCTCTCGCTGGTGGAATCCGCGCTCGCGCTCCCCGCTCAATCAGCCGTTCCCCGGGGCAGCACTGAGACGCAAAAGCGGCAGGCATGA
- a CDS encoding putative colanic acid biosynthesis acetyltransferase, whose translation MARRYLWAAVQHSLFRWSPRGLHCFRIALLRLFGATIPANGQVRIYPTAQVIYPWKLTCQARVMIGPHVNLYNLAPVTLGYGVQLSQSVHLCAGTHDYLRWAMPLVAQPIKIEANAWLGAEVFVGPGVTIGELAVIGARSVVVKDQPARMVCAGNPCRPLKPRPEPQ comes from the coding sequence ATCGCGCGACGCTACCTGTGGGCCGCCGTGCAACACTCCCTATTCCGCTGGAGTCCGCGCGGGCTGCACTGCTTCCGCATCGCGCTCCTGCGCCTGTTCGGCGCCACCATTCCCGCCAACGGCCAGGTGCGCATTTACCCGACGGCCCAGGTGATTTATCCGTGGAAACTCACCTGCCAGGCCCGCGTGATGATCGGCCCCCATGTTAACCTTTATAATCTCGCGCCCGTGACGCTCGGCTACGGCGTGCAACTGAGCCAGTCGGTCCACCTCTGCGCCGGCACCCACGACTACCTGCGCTGGGCCATGCCTCTGGTGGCGCAACCGATCAAAATCGAGGCCAACGCCTGGCTCGGGGCCGAGGTTTTTGTGGGACCGGGAGTGACCATCGGCGAACTCGCCGTCATCGGGGCGCGCTCCGTGGTCGTCAAAGACCAGCCCGCCCGCATGGTGTGCGCCGGCAACCCCTGCCGCCCACTCAAGCCCCGCCCCGAGCCGCAATGA
- a CDS encoding glycosyltransferase family 4 protein has translation MQAPPQRLAVVVSHPIQYYAPWFRWMTARGWTLRVFYLWDAGVAEHRDREFGRTIVWDVDLLSGYEAEFVPNIAREPGTHHLRGLNNPELGARLRAWQPDAILLFGYKYLTHLRLLLAPPAPVIFRGDSHLLGAPAPRCLKRWALRLVYGRCAAITYVGQANRDYFRAFGVKPEKLFHGPHCVDADHFTPTSETRATAETLRASLGLNGKRIVLFAGKLIPKKRPLELLQAFLELADANAALVIVGEGSERSALQQLAASRPESCVRFLPFANQSEMPSRYLLSDVFVLPSGGPEETWGLVVNEAMHAGVPCLVSDRVGCQRDLVTEGETGWVFPADAPLGLESTLRRALLATARDAEGFRQRVIKRIAGYTYATATAGLAQAVHSVGNRRVV, from the coding sequence ATGCAGGCTCCGCCCCAGCGACTCGCGGTGGTCGTTTCCCACCCGATCCAATACTATGCCCCGTGGTTCCGGTGGATGACCGCCCGTGGCTGGACGTTGCGGGTATTTTACCTGTGGGACGCCGGTGTCGCCGAGCACAGGGACCGCGAGTTTGGGCGCACCATTGTCTGGGACGTGGACCTGCTCTCCGGTTATGAAGCGGAATTTGTGCCCAACATTGCCCGCGAGCCCGGCACGCACCACCTGCGTGGCCTGAACAACCCCGAACTCGGCGCCCGCCTGCGCGCGTGGCAACCCGACGCCATCCTGCTGTTCGGCTACAAATACCTAACCCACCTGCGCCTGCTGCTGGCCCCGCCGGCCCCCGTGATTTTCCGGGGCGACTCCCACCTGCTCGGTGCCCCCGCGCCCCGTTGCCTCAAACGCTGGGCACTCCGGCTCGTCTATGGTCGCTGCGCGGCGATCACCTACGTTGGCCAGGCCAATCGCGATTACTTCCGCGCCTTCGGCGTGAAACCCGAGAAACTGTTTCACGGGCCCCATTGTGTCGATGCAGACCATTTCACACCCACATCTGAAACCCGTGCGACCGCCGAAACCCTGCGGGCTTCGCTCGGATTGAATGGCAAACGCATCGTGCTGTTTGCAGGAAAACTCATTCCGAAAAAACGCCCCCTCGAACTTCTTCAAGCGTTTCTTGAACTGGCAGACGCGAACGCCGCCTTGGTGATCGTCGGCGAAGGCAGCGAACGGTCCGCCTTGCAACAACTGGCGGCATCTCGCCCGGAGAGTTGCGTGCGCTTTCTACCTTTTGCCAACCAAAGCGAAATGCCCTCCCGCTACCTGCTGTCCGATGTGTTCGTTCTACCCTCGGGTGGTCCCGAAGAAACCTGGGGGCTCGTGGTCAATGAAGCCATGCACGCCGGCGTGCCCTGCCTGGTCAGCGACCGGGTCGGTTGTCAGCGCGACTTGGTCACCGAGGGTGAAACCGGCTGGGTCTTTCCTGCGGACGCGCCCCTCGGCCTGGAGTCGACGCTGCGGCGGGCGTTGCTCGCAACGGCGCGGGACGCCGAGGGCTTTCGCCAGCGCGTAATCAAGCGCATCGCCGGCTACACCTACGCCACCGCCACCGCCGGGCTGGCCCAAGCCGTGCACTCAGTGGGAAACCGCCGGGTGGTTTAA
- a CDS encoding glycosyltransferase produces MRILLVADPMIPVPPVGYGGIERIVDSLVGELRAKGHVVALTAKAGSTCQADAFFPWPGERVGSTLDTLRNAAALQRAVRKFRPDVVHSFGRLAYLFALLPTRLPKIMSYQRHVTPRPIRIAQWLARPGTLRFTGCSEFICRQGRNGGGDWTAIPNFVDLTKIDFVPSVPADAPLLFLSRVESIKGPDLAIEIARRSGRRLLIAGNAPTAGQEKDFFDQKVAPHLGRDGIEWIGEVGDVKKNELLGRSAALLVPIQWDEPFGIVFAEALAAGTPVITCNRGALPEIIRQGVTGITIQSVEDGVAAVKRLPQLDRAACRKSAENHFSTQVVAARYESLYGVQVWVK; encoded by the coding sequence ATGCGCATCCTTCTTGTTGCCGATCCGATGATTCCCGTGCCGCCGGTGGGCTACGGCGGGATTGAGCGGATCGTGGATTCCTTGGTGGGTGAACTACGCGCCAAGGGCCATGTCGTCGCGCTCACCGCCAAGGCCGGCTCCACCTGTCAGGCGGATGCGTTCTTCCCCTGGCCTGGCGAACGCGTCGGCAGCACCCTCGACACGTTGCGCAACGCCGCCGCACTCCAGCGGGCCGTGCGTAAGTTCCGCCCCGACGTGGTCCACAGTTTTGGCCGCCTCGCCTACCTGTTCGCGCTGCTGCCCACTCGTCTGCCCAAAATCATGTCCTACCAGCGGCATGTCACGCCCCGCCCCATTCGCATCGCGCAATGGCTGGCCCGGCCAGGCACCCTACGATTTACCGGGTGCAGTGAGTTTATCTGCCGCCAAGGCCGCAATGGCGGCGGCGACTGGACCGCGATCCCCAATTTCGTGGATCTCACCAAGATTGATTTTGTGCCCAGCGTGCCGGCGGATGCCCCACTCTTGTTTCTTAGCCGGGTGGAGTCGATCAAAGGGCCGGACCTAGCCATCGAGATCGCCCGTCGCTCAGGACGGCGGCTGCTCATCGCAGGTAACGCCCCCACCGCCGGCCAAGAAAAGGATTTCTTCGACCAAAAAGTGGCTCCGCATTTGGGGCGCGACGGCATCGAATGGATTGGCGAAGTCGGCGACGTCAAAAAAAACGAGTTGCTCGGCCGCTCGGCCGCCCTCTTGGTGCCCATCCAGTGGGATGAGCCGTTTGGGATCGTTTTCGCGGAAGCCCTGGCCGCGGGCACGCCGGTAATCACGTGTAATCGCGGTGCGTTACCGGAAATCATCCGCCAAGGAGTGACCGGTATCACCATTCAAAGTGTGGAAGACGGCGTGGCTGCGGTGAAACGCTTACCCCAGCTGGATCGAGCCGCTTGCCGGAAGTCAGCGGAAAATCATTTTAGCACCCAAGTCGTGGCGGCCCGTTACGAATCGCTCTACGGGGTGCAGGTGTGGGTAAAATAA
- a CDS encoding PIG-L family deacetylase yields the protein MPHFRLLLLRLLRLILSWRARPLLLPPGPLLIIAPHPDDETLGCGGLIMRERKAGRQVHIAFLTDGSQSHRGHPSLTPTALAKLRQAEAIAATACLGVPADELTFIDLPDGELPRLAPGERERAVNALSSLLCRLQPATKLVAYRRDGSSEHEAAFPLVTAALNHAQVRPLLIEYLVWAAYSPRLFLRVLFLAGQVHCLSFHGKGATKTKALACYRSQFQPTPPWTQAVVPPQFANAFSPEEEFFLKLRS from the coding sequence ATGCCCCACTTCCGTCTACTGTTGCTCCGCTTGCTTCGCCTGATCCTGAGTTGGCGCGCCCGGCCCCTGCTCCTGCCCCCGGGGCCGCTCCTGATTATCGCGCCCCATCCCGACGATGAAACGCTCGGTTGCGGCGGCCTGATCATGCGTGAACGCAAGGCCGGCCGACAGGTTCACATCGCATTTTTAACCGACGGCAGCCAATCGCACCGCGGCCATCCCTCGCTCACACCGACGGCACTCGCCAAACTACGACAGGCCGAGGCGATCGCGGCGACGGCTTGTCTGGGGGTGCCAGCCGACGAGCTCACCTTCATCGATCTGCCCGACGGTGAACTGCCCCGACTTGCGCCAGGCGAACGCGAACGAGCGGTGAACGCTCTTAGCTCGCTCCTTTGCCGGCTACAGCCGGCAACCAAGTTGGTCGCGTACCGGCGAGACGGCAGCTCTGAACATGAGGCCGCCTTCCCGCTGGTCACAGCAGCCCTAAACCATGCCCAGGTTCGCCCCCTACTCATCGAATACCTTGTCTGGGCGGCCTATAGCCCACGCCTGTTTCTGCGCGTCTTGTTTTTGGCGGGACAGGTTCACTGCCTGAGCTTTCACGGAAAGGGTGCCACCAAAACCAAGGCGCTCGCCTGCTACCGCTCCCAGTTCCAGCCAACTCCGCCGTGGACCCAAGCGGTGGTGCCGCCCCAGTTCGCCAACGCCTTCTCGCCCGAGGAGGAATTTTTCCTAAAACTTCGCTCATGA
- a CDS encoding class I SAM-dependent methyltransferase: protein MNSVPSRPSLWARIRHQISFRLYGRRLGLGQPIHAAALDHEYASGAWDHFFGPDELARNERLAACIHAARPRPRLLDLGCGSGRLVSLLNPAALDGYLGVDLSAEGIRLAKALGRPAPLDQFQLHDFETWTPQPGSYDVITFNECLGYAPDPLRTALRFAATLPADGVLLVSHFQSGNHVEFWQRLARNFDFSDSQVITNTKGQIWDIRSLRLRA, encoded by the coding sequence ATGAACTCCGTCCCCTCCCGCCCCTCCTTGTGGGCCCGTATTCGCCACCAGATTAGTTTTCGCCTGTACGGTCGCCGCTTGGGCCTCGGGCAACCCATCCACGCCGCCGCGCTCGACCACGAATACGCCTCCGGTGCCTGGGACCACTTTTTCGGGCCCGATGAACTTGCCCGCAACGAACGCCTCGCCGCCTGCATCCACGCAGCCAGGCCTCGCCCCCGCTTGCTGGACCTAGGCTGCGGTTCCGGAAGGCTGGTCAGTTTGCTCAATCCGGCCGCACTCGACGGTTATCTCGGAGTGGACCTGTCAGCCGAAGGAATCCGTTTAGCCAAAGCGCTCGGCCGTCCTGCCCCGCTCGACCAATTTCAACTCCACGACTTCGAAACGTGGACCCCGCAGCCGGGAAGTTACGATGTGATCACGTTCAATGAATGCCTCGGTTACGCGCCCGATCCCCTGCGCACCGCGCTACGTTTCGCCGCCACCCTACCCGCCGACGGCGTCCTCTTGGTCTCGCATTTTCAGTCGGGCAATCACGTCGAATTCTGGCAGCGACTCGCCCGCAATTTCGATTTTTCCGATTCTCAGGTGATCACGAACACCAAGGGTCAGATCTGGGACATTCGATCGTTGCGTCTGCGCGCGTAG
- a CDS encoding glycosyltransferase, which translates to MRRVLIISPHFAPTNAPDMQRARLAIPYLKALGWEPVVLAIAPEFIEGGVLDPLMESTYPADTRIVRVRGISPKFTRWAGIGSLWLRCGRAFRAAGDHLLRTEKFDLVFFTTTQFDAFTLGPRWKRRFGVPYVLDYQDPWVNDYYARTRTRPPGGALKFGFSQWCAKRQEPEVLRQASGVIAVSDAYAKTLAAAYPWFHTARVKLIPFGAAAQDIEIARRHRPANPLVDFSDGLFHHIYAGRCGPDMTISLTSIFRAFKVFLATHPAEAKRIRFHFIGTDYAPPPLGREWALPIAKAEGVAEFVSEQCYRVPYFDALYYLVNADALLAVGSNDPTYSASKIFPYILAERPMVVIFNQQSPILAIARQAECGQRFSFKTYDDIDTLAEQINLAWFQGGGMRKVSPVNPVAFAPFTAASMTQQLADCFESAVRSG; encoded by the coding sequence ATGCGCCGCGTCCTCATCATCAGTCCGCATTTCGCGCCCACCAACGCGCCGGACATGCAGCGCGCCCGCTTGGCGATCCCCTACTTGAAGGCGTTGGGCTGGGAGCCGGTGGTGCTGGCCATTGCACCCGAATTCATCGAGGGCGGTGTGCTTGATCCCCTGATGGAGTCCACCTATCCGGCCGACACGCGGATTGTGCGGGTGCGTGGAATCTCGCCCAAATTCACCCGCTGGGCTGGCATTGGCAGCCTGTGGCTGCGCTGCGGGCGGGCGTTTCGCGCTGCCGGTGATCACTTATTGCGAACGGAGAAATTCGACCTGGTTTTTTTCACCACCACTCAGTTCGACGCCTTCACGCTCGGCCCGCGCTGGAAGCGCCGCTTTGGCGTACCTTACGTACTCGATTACCAAGACCCCTGGGTGAACGACTACTACGCGCGCACCCGCACCCGGCCACCCGGCGGAGCCTTGAAATTCGGCTTTTCGCAATGGTGTGCCAAACGTCAGGAACCAGAGGTGTTGCGACAGGCCTCCGGCGTCATCGCCGTGTCCGATGCCTATGCTAAAACCCTGGCGGCAGCCTATCCGTGGTTTCACACCGCGCGCGTGAAACTGATCCCCTTCGGCGCTGCCGCCCAGGACATCGAAATAGCCCGTCGGCATCGCCCCGCTAACCCGCTGGTCGATTTTTCGGATGGTCTCTTTCACCATATCTACGCCGGCCGATGTGGTCCGGACATGACCATTTCGCTCACCTCGATTTTTCGCGCTTTTAAAGTATTCCTCGCGACCCACCCCGCAGAGGCCAAACGCATCCGCTTCCACTTCATCGGCACCGACTACGCACCACCGCCGCTGGGCCGAGAGTGGGCCCTGCCCATCGCGAAAGCCGAAGGGGTGGCTGAATTCGTTAGCGAACAGTGCTACCGGGTCCCCTATTTCGACGCGCTCTATTACCTTGTTAACGCCGACGCCCTGCTCGCTGTGGGCTCCAATGATCCGACCTACAGCGCGTCCAAGATCTTCCCCTACATTCTGGCCGAACGACCCATGGTGGTAATCTTCAACCAACAAAGCCCGATCCTCGCCATTGCACGTCAGGCCGAGTGCGGACAACGCTTCAGTTTCAAAACCTACGACGACATCGACACCCTTGCTGAGCAAATAAACCTCGCGTGGTTTCAAGGTGGCGGGATGCGCAAAGTCAGTCCGGTTAATCCCGTCGCCTTTGCACCCTTCACTGCCGCCAGCATGACGCAACAGTTGGCTGACTGCTTTGAGTCAGCCGTACGGTCCGGATAA
- a CDS encoding glycosyltransferase family 2 protein → MSHQRPISIVILTLNEEQNLPACLATTAGCDDVVVLDSGSTDRTVEIARAAGARVFVNPFKNFAQQRNHAHDVIAFRHEWVFHLDADEKLSPELIAECSDCATSPAAAQLDGFYAAPRMFFHGRWIPRCTDYPAWQARFVNTRRFRFIEVGHGQREAPGLRLGRLSHPYDHNLSSQSDAEIRVKHARYAKTEAAAFMATARPANTLWRDLRAPDALARRRALKEASYHLPARGLLRFVYQYLLRRGFLDGAPGLVYCRLLAAYEQAISAELRALRSAAPKR, encoded by the coding sequence ATGAGCCATCAGCGGCCTATTTCCATCGTCATCCTGACCCTCAACGAGGAGCAAAATCTCCCGGCCTGCCTCGCCACCACCGCCGGCTGCGACGACGTGGTGGTGCTCGATTCCGGCTCGACCGACCGCACGGTTGAAATCGCGCGTGCGGCCGGAGCCCGGGTTTTTGTTAACCCCTTCAAAAACTTCGCGCAGCAGCGCAACCACGCTCACGACGTGATCGCGTTCCGCCACGAGTGGGTGTTCCACCTCGACGCCGACGAAAAACTCTCGCCCGAGCTCATCGCCGAGTGCTCCGACTGCGCCACTTCGCCGGCGGCGGCGCAACTCGATGGTTTTTATGCCGCGCCCCGGATGTTTTTCCACGGCCGCTGGATTCCTCGCTGCACCGATTATCCGGCCTGGCAGGCGCGCTTCGTGAACACCCGCCGATTTCGCTTCATTGAAGTCGGCCACGGCCAGCGCGAAGCCCCGGGCCTGCGGCTCGGCCGGCTCTCGCACCCCTACGACCACAACCTCTCCTCGCAAAGTGACGCCGAGATCCGCGTCAAACACGCCCGCTACGCCAAGACCGAGGCCGCCGCGTTTATGGCCACGGCGCGCCCGGCCAACACGCTTTGGCGAGATCTGCGCGCACCCGATGCACTGGCCCGCCGCAGAGCGTTAAAAGAGGCCAGTTATCACCTGCCGGCCCGCGGTCTCCTGCGTTTTGTCTACCAGTACCTCCTGAGGCGCGGCTTTTTAGACGGTGCCCCCGGCCTAGTTTACTGCCGCTTACTCGCCGCTTACGAACAGGCGATTTCCGCCGAGCTGCGGGCCCTGCGCTCCGCAGCCCCAAAACGCTGA
- a CDS encoding glycosyltransferase: MKIAQVVPSLLARHGGPSRSVRGLACGLAQIGHSVDLLTTGPLETGTHAVTSPALDTLKNHAFARDFPQLLARSSALDRHLAANAYTVIHNHGLWLRPLHYANLTARKSAVPLVISPRGMMSPWAWQHRRWKKRLASWLIHPGAFAGAAGWHATCEAEADDIRRLGFRQPICVAPNGVVPPTAAAEAGEAQPWRARLPSLAGRRVALFYSRFHAKKRVIELIDLWLAKPRGDWVLLIAGIPEAYSVDQLDAYVLRHGGSGRILIRDGAGQPPPYAACDLFLLPSHSENFGLVVAEALVRGVPVLTTDGTPWLELEKVGAGHCVPWADFGSALDALLNEPREALTASGERGRRWACKTFTWQKTARTLADFYASLT; encoded by the coding sequence ATGAAGATCGCGCAAGTCGTCCCCAGTCTGCTCGCGCGCCATGGCGGCCCGTCCCGCTCCGTCCGTGGCCTCGCCTGCGGACTGGCCCAGATCGGCCATTCGGTCGACCTGCTCACCACCGGCCCCCTCGAGACAGGCACCCACGCCGTCACCAGCCCGGCGCTCGACACTTTAAAAAACCACGCCTTCGCCCGCGATTTCCCCCAACTGCTGGCGCGTTCCAGCGCGCTGGACCGCCACCTCGCCGCGAACGCCTACACCGTGATTCACAACCACGGTCTCTGGCTGCGGCCCCTGCATTACGCCAACCTCACCGCGCGCAAATCGGCCGTCCCCTTGGTCATTTCACCGCGCGGCATGATGAGTCCGTGGGCCTGGCAACACCGGCGCTGGAAAAAGCGCCTCGCCTCCTGGCTCATCCATCCCGGTGCGTTCGCGGGCGCCGCCGGCTGGCACGCCACCTGTGAGGCCGAGGCCGACGACATCCGCCGCCTCGGCTTCCGCCAGCCAATCTGCGTCGCCCCCAACGGCGTGGTGCCCCCAACGGCTGCGGCCGAGGCTGGCGAGGCTCAACCGTGGCGCGCGCGTCTACCCTCGCTGGCCGGTCGCCGCGTGGCGCTGTTTTACTCCCGCTTTCACGCGAAAAAGCGCGTGATCGAATTGATCGACCTCTGGTTGGCAAAACCCCGTGGCGACTGGGTGCTGCTCATCGCCGGCATTCCCGAAGCCTACTCAGTTGACCAGCTCGACGCCTACGTTCTGCGCCACGGCGGCAGCGGCCGCATTTTGATACGGGACGGTGCCGGGCAACCACCGCCCTACGCCGCCTGCGATCTGTTTTTACTGCCATCGCATTCGGAAAACTTCGGCTTGGTCGTGGCCGAGGCGTTGGTGCGAGGCGTGCCCGTACTCACCACCGATGGAACCCCGTGGCTGGAACTGGAAAAAGTGGGCGCTGGCCACTGCGTTCCCTGGGCTGACTTCGGCTCGGCGCTCGACGCGCTGCTCAACGAGCCACGCGAGGCGTTAACCGCTTCCGGCGAACGCGGGCGCCGCTGGGCCTGCAAGACCTTCACCTGGCAAAAAACCGCGCGCACCCTAGCGGACTTTTACGCCTCACTCACCTAG
- a CDS encoding O-antigen ligase family protein, with the protein MTHSHESHRLSWLEKTVLVHVGALLLFSSWAFGGNIWWARLTLSIWGSLALPLCIAAFLQGHGRGRHARRKLGWLIPPALYAGLVFASTYNPSFASTFIDGGLLLAHKGAAHPQWPSTVSAAQSLDSLWFGAGLYLSAFNLAVVIRSRRALHFLLILISVNAVALAVMGTVQKLSAAGFYFGAATSPNARFFASFIYYNHWGAFMVLCLATTAGLLFNQARHHHGRDMWQSPFSAALVGFLFIAISGPLSASRAATVMSAFLVLVATGHALLRLAAARHRAHRPLWPAATTLLAVVTLTIAAVAWLGFRGISERYHQTQIALAQNQSLWGERMAVYADTAELARRQPVFGWGLNSYDIAFQLVRPRPLQASRQYENHYATAHNDWLQSLAETGLVGTTLLILTLAVPLAHLTRRKLRHPLVAYPLLGLAVVLLYALIEFPFSSGAFLITFWVLFFTALRKAELTVDTPPPPQAP; encoded by the coding sequence ATGACGCATTCCCACGAGTCGCATCGGCTATCTTGGCTGGAAAAAACCGTGCTCGTTCATGTCGGCGCGCTGCTCCTGTTTTCGAGCTGGGCGTTTGGCGGTAACATCTGGTGGGCGCGGCTCACACTGTCGATTTGGGGCAGCCTCGCCCTGCCGCTGTGCATCGCCGCGTTTTTACAGGGCCACGGCCGAGGTCGGCACGCCCGCCGCAAGCTGGGGTGGTTGATCCCGCCCGCCCTATACGCCGGCCTGGTCTTCGCCAGCACCTACAACCCGAGCTTCGCCTCCACGTTCATCGACGGCGGCCTGCTTTTAGCGCATAAGGGGGCCGCCCACCCGCAGTGGCCGAGCACGGTGAGCGCGGCGCAGTCGCTCGATTCGCTCTGGTTCGGGGCCGGCCTTTACCTCTCGGCTTTCAATCTGGCGGTGGTGATCCGCAGCCGGCGCGCGCTGCACTTTTTATTGATTCTCATCAGCGTAAACGCGGTGGCCCTCGCGGTGATGGGCACGGTGCAAAAGCTTTCTGCCGCCGGGTTCTACTTTGGCGCGGCCACTTCGCCCAATGCACGGTTCTTTGCCTCCTTCATTTATTACAACCACTGGGGCGCTTTTATGGTGCTGTGTTTGGCGACAACCGCCGGACTGCTGTTTAACCAAGCGCGGCACCACCACGGGCGGGATATGTGGCAATCGCCCTTCAGCGCGGCGCTGGTCGGTTTCCTGTTCATCGCGATCAGCGGTCCGCTGAGCGCATCCCGGGCCGCCACCGTGATGTCGGCGTTCCTTGTGCTGGTGGCCACCGGGCATGCCCTGCTGCGGTTGGCCGCAGCCCGCCACCGCGCCCACCGCCCGCTCTGGCCCGCCGCCACCACCCTTTTGGCCGTGGTCACCCTGACCATCGCCGCGGTCGCCTGGCTGGGTTTTCGTGGCATCAGCGAACGTTACCACCAAACTCAAATCGCCTTGGCACAGAACCAATCGCTGTGGGGTGAGCGCATGGCCGTCTATGCCGACACGGCCGAATTGGCGCGCCGCCAGCCCGTGTTTGGCTGGGGGCTGAACAGTTACGACATTGCCTTTCAGCTGGTCCGCCCGCGTCCACTACAAGCCAGCCGACAGTACGAAAATCACTATGCCACCGCCCACAACGACTGGCTGCAATCGCTGGCCGAAACCGGTCTGGTCGGCACCACGCTGCTAATACTAACGCTTGCCGTGCCCTTAGCGCATTTAACCCGCCGAAAACTCCGCCACCCGCTGGTCGCCTACCCCTTGCTCGGACTGGCCGTCGTCCTGCTTTATGCGCTGATCGAGTTCCCCTTTTCTTCGGGCGCCTTTCTGATCACCTTCTGGGTTTTGTTTTTCACCGCACTGCGCAAAGCCGAGCTTACCGTCGATACGCCGCCCCCGCCACAAGCCCCATGA